Part of the Oscillospiraceae bacterium genome, AGGAAAGTCTTGAGCTTATAAAAAAAGCTATCGAAGAATGTGGAATAGAGCATACGGATTTCTTGAATTTTCACTCCTTGGGAGCTTCTAAATATAAAGCGTTGGGGCTGAAATACCGCTTTGAATAAACAAAAACCTTCCCTGCGTTGCAAGGAAGGTTTTTTGGTATAAAACAATCAATTTCTGCTTTGGAAATGCTTTGGAGAATAGCCGTATTTTTCTTTAAATGCCTGAGTGAAATTTGAAAGAGTTGAAAAGCCTGACTCATAGCATATTTCATTGATGTTGAGGTTTGAAGAGTTTAGCAAATTCATAGCAAATTGAAGCCTTAAATCCTTAAGATATGCTGAAAAGCTTACGCCTACCGAATCTGAAAAATAGTTGCTGAAATAGTTGTTTGAGAAATTCAGAAGCTTTGCCACGTCGGAAACAGAGATTTTCTTTCTGAAATTTGTCTGCATATAGGCAAGGGCGCTTTGAATTTTAGCATCATAGACAGCCTGTATTTTCTCGGGACCTTTGGAGCTGTTGAGAAGGCGGATAAGGAAAACGCAAAGCTGTTGAATACAGCTTTGAAGCATAATTTCTTTAAATTCGCTGTTGCTGTTAAATTCCTTGAGCATATATTTACATTGCTTTAAAACTTGATTGAAGGCATCTTCTTCCAGCTTTAAAATAAAATCACGGTTTGAAAAACAAATTGCGTTTTTCAATTCATTTGATAAAACAGACTCATCAAATCGTATATTAAAATATTTAAGACTATCTTCGTTTTTTAGAGAATAAGAGTGAAAATTTGCAGGCATAATTAAATGCAAAAAGCCTCGGGACAGCTCGTACTGGCGGTTGTTGAAAATATGGGTTGCTTTGCCTGACAGCACAAACTCTATTTCAAAGAAGTCGTGGTAGTGGATATCCACGTTGTGAGGCAAAGTTTTTTCTTCGATTATTATCTTGTCATTTTTGAAAAAATAGTCCTGTTTTTCAAAACGGTGAATTTCCTGTCTGTTAGGCACAAATTACCACCTCTTGTGTCATTTGTATTTCTTTAGAGACATTTCCTATATTTATTATATATAATTTTTTTCAAAAATCAATAAATACTGATAATTTAGGTCGAATATATGTGAAAATAGGTTGAATAGAAACACCAAAATTGATAAAATTAAATAAATGTTAAATTGTCAAACGAAAATTTGGTTAAATTTAATAAAAGAGGTTTAAAAATGAAAAAAAGAATTCTTTTAATTTTGTTGGCGGCGGTTTTGGTACTGTCTGCGGCGGCTTGTACAAAGCCTGCAGAAAAGACAAATTCCGATATTTCTTCGGACATAGCTTCTCTTGATAGCTCAGCGGTAGATTCTTCTTCCTCTGAGAATGTTTTGTCTTCCGAGGGAAAGAGTGAGGAGTCATCATCAAATCCCTCTTCTTCTCAGCCCGCATCTTCAAATGCTGCAAGCAGTCAGCCCACACAAACTCCAAGCAATTCAAACGAAGA contains:
- a CDS encoding helix-turn-helix domain-containing protein; this translates as MPNRQEIHRFEKQDYFFKNDKIIIEEKTLPHNVDIHYHDFFEIEFVLSGKATHIFNNRQYELSRGFLHLIMPANFHSYSLKNEDSLKYFNIRFDESVLSNELKNAICFSNRDFILKLEEDAFNQVLKQCKYMLKEFNSNSEFKEIMLQSCIQQLCVFLIRLLNSSKGPEKIQAVYDAKIQSALAYMQTNFRKKISVSDVAKLLNFSNNYFSNYFSDSVGVSFSAYLKDLRLQFAMNLLNSSNLNINEICYESGFSTLSNFTQAFKEKYGYSPKHFQSRN